A genome region from Nycticebus coucang isolate mNycCou1 chromosome 4, mNycCou1.pri, whole genome shotgun sequence includes the following:
- the LOC128583645 gene encoding apelin receptor early endogenous ligand: MRFQQFFFVFFIFLMSLLLINGQRPANLAMRRKLHRHNCLQRRCMPLHSRVPFP; this comes from the coding sequence ATGAGATTTCAAcaattcttttttgtcttttttatttttttaatgagtcttCTCCTTATCaacggacagagaccagctaattTGGCTATGAGAAGAAAACTTCACAGACACAACTGCCTGCAGAGAAGATGTATGCCTCTTCATTCTCGAGTCCCCTTCCCCTGA